In Zingiber officinale cultivar Zhangliang chromosome 6A, Zo_v1.1, whole genome shotgun sequence, a single genomic region encodes these proteins:
- the LOC121997619 gene encoding transcription factor HBP-1b(c38)-like has protein sequence MYSSHLYRGENSPAGFSIGDAVLTPKSSNNLAAATSSALHLQFGALSHGSMATLEMVASAVPALDVAAAAAGRMTFSRGQVENWGDSTMVVSSTRTDTSTDVEIEDRNKTLGSGQQGATACADSSAVSKGKNGEQKSLRRLAQNREAAKKSRLRKKAYVQQLESSRLKLIQLEQVLQRARQQGVLLANGFTSDHSYSIGGNAALVFDMEYARWLEDHQRQINELRSALNSQANNEDLRLLVESVMSHYNEVFRLKSIGTKSDVFHILSGMWTTPAERCFMWLGGFRSSELLKIVVTHLEPLTDQQLMGICNLQHSSQQAEDALSQGMEALQQSLTETLASASLVPADGPDNVSNYMGQMTMAMSKLSTLENFIRQADLLRQQTLQQMHRILTAPQAARALLTISDYFSRLRALSSLWLARPRD, from the exons ATGTACTCGTCTCATCTCTACAG AGGGGAGAATTCTCCGGCAGGATTCAGCATTGGAGATGCCGTGCTCACCCCCAAGAGCTCGAACAATCTCGCGGCTGCTACATCCTCGGCGCTGCATCTCCAATTTGGGGCCTTAAGCCATGGG AGCATGGCCACTCTGGAAATGGTGGCATCAGCGGTGCCGGCGCTGGATGTTGCTGCTGCCGCCGCCGGTAGAATGACATTCTCAAGAGGACAGGTTGAGAACTGGGGAGACTCCACGATGGTCGTAAGTAGCACGCGGACTGATACATCCACTGATGTCGAGATCGAGGACAGAAACAAAACG TTAGGGAGTGGCCAACAAGGTGCAACTGCTTGTGCCGATTCTTCTGCAGTGTCAAAGGGAAAAAATGGGGAGCAAAAG TCACTTCGTAGACTCGCTCAAAATCGCGAGGCTGCAAAAAAGAGTCGCTTAAGGAAGAAG GCATATGTTCAGCAGCTTGAAAGTAGCCGCTTAAAATTGATCCAACTTGAGCAAGTTCTTCAGCGAGCACGCCAACAA GGCGTCTTATTAGCAAATGGATTCACAAGTGATCATAGTTATTCTATTGGAGGAAATG CCGCATTAGTGTTTGACATGGAGTATGCCCGGTGGCTTGAGGATCATCAAAGACAGATTAATGAGCTTAGATCAGCGCTGAACTCTCAAGCCAACAATGAAGATCTACGACTTCTTGTTGAATCTGTTATGTCTCACTATAATGAAGTATTCAGACTGAAAAGCATTGGTACAAAATCCGATGTGTTTCACATACTGTCCGGCATGTGGACGACCCCTGCAGAACGTTGTTTCATGTGGTTAGGTGGTTTCCGATCGTCCGAGCTTCTGAAG ATAGTGGTGACTCATCTCGAGCCATTGACAGATCAACAGCTGATGGGTATATGCAACCTTCAGCATTCGTCTCAGCAAGCAGAGGACGCCCTATCGCAGGGTATGGAAGCATTGCAACAGTCGTTAACGGAAACACTTGCTTCTGCATCCCTCGTGCCGGCTGATGGTCCTGATAATGTCTCGAATTACATGGGCCAGATGACAATGGCAATGAGCAAATTGAGTACACTGGAGAACTTCATCCGTCAG GCTGATCTTTTGCGGCAGCAGACTTTGCAGCAAATGCATCGAATCCTCACCGCTCCACAGGCAGCCCGAGCGTTACTAACCATCAGCGATTACTTCTCGCGGCTTCGAGCTCTAAGCTCGTTATGGTTGGCACGCCCAAGAGATTAG
- the LOC121997620 gene encoding uncharacterized protein LOC121997620 isoform X2, translating into MGDWEEKDWAHRIQFLFGVKIVQIIIAGGGRHSAAPTDDGEISIVELASCMNGEEESMEGSGLGMIRAAKWFLRKSQLLVGTNIVQVSC; encoded by the exons ATGGGGGACTGGGAAGAAAAGGACTGGGCTCATAGGATCCAGTTCCTCTTCGGTGTCAAGATAGTTCAG ATCATCATTGCTGGTGGTGGTCGGCATTCAGCTGCACCAACAGATGATGGAGAG ATTAGTATCGTCGAATTGGCAAGTTGTATGAATGGCGAAGAGGAAAGCATGGAAGGCTCGGGCTTGGGGATGATAAGAGCAGCAAAATGGTTTCTCAGAAAGTCCCAACTCCTGGTGGGAACAAACATTGTCCAG GTATCTTGTTGA
- the LOC121997620 gene encoding ultraviolet-B receptor UVR8-like isoform X1 produces MGDWEEKDWAHRIQFLFGVKIVQIIIAGGGRHSAAPTDDGELYEWRRGKHGRLGLGDDKSSKMVSQKVPTPGGNKHCPGILLRHSFSGIDYRWTNFLGTCKI; encoded by the exons ATGGGGGACTGGGAAGAAAAGGACTGGGCTCATAGGATCCAGTTCCTCTTCGGTGTCAAGATAGTTCAG ATCATCATTGCTGGTGGTGGTCGGCATTCAGCTGCACCAACAGATGATGGAGAG TTGTATGAATGGCGAAGAGGAAAGCATGGAAGGCTCGGGCTTGGGGATGATAAGAGCAGCAAAATGGTTTCTCAGAAAGTCCCAACTCCTGGTGGGAACAAACATTGTCCAG GTATCTTGTTGAGGCACTCATTCAGTGGCATTGACTATCGATGGACGAATTTTCTCGGTACATGTAAGATTTAG
- the LOC121997622 gene encoding 14-3-3-like protein, producing MSSAESSREDNVYLAKLAEQAERYEEMVEFMEKVVKNLGSEELTVEERNLLSVAYKNVIGARRASWRITSSIEQKEESRGNENHVKVIKEYRSKVEVELTKICDGILKLLDSHLVPSATSADSKVFYLKMRGDYHRYLAEFKTGDERKEAAESTLAAYKSAQDIALAELAPTHPIRLGLALNFSVFYYEILNSSDRACSLAKQAFDEAISELDSLGEESYKDSTLIMQLLRDNLTLWTSDIMEDGGDEIKEKEAPKAAQKQESEEGK from the exons ATGTCCTCTGCAGAATCATCCAGGGAGGATAATGTATACTTGGCTAAATTGGCCGAACAAGCTGAGCGATATGAAGAAATGGTGGAATTCATGGAGAAGGTAGTGAAGAATCTAGGATCTGAGGAATTGACAGTCGAAGAGCGCAACCTCCTATCTGTAGCTTACAAGAATGTCATCGGCGCTCGTAGGGCTTCGTGGCGTATCACCTCGTCAATCGAACAAAAGGAGGAGAGCCGTGGTAATGAGAACCATGTCAAGGTGATCAAGGAATACCGAAGCAAGGTCGAGGTTGAGCTCACCAAGATCTGTGATGGAATTCTGAAGTTGCTTGATTCTCACCTCGTCCCATCTGCCACATCTGCTGATTCGAAGGTGTTTTATCTGAAGATGAGGGGTGACTACCACAG GTACCTTGCTGAATTCAAGACTGGAGACGAGAGGAAGGAGGCTGCTGAAAGTACACTAGCAGCCTATAAATCTGCACag GATATTGCCCTTGCTGAACTGGCCCCAACCCATCCAATTAGGCTGGGACTGGCACTTAATTTCTCTGTGTTCTACTATGAAATTCTCAATTCTTCGGATCGTGCTTGTAGTCTTGCTAAACAG GCTTTCGATGAAGCCATCTCGGAGTTGGACAGTTTGGGTGAGGAATCTTACAAGGATAGCACATTGATCATGCAGCTCCTCCGTGACAACTTGACCCTATGGACTTCTGATATCATG GAGGATGGTGGAGATGAGATCAAAGAAAAGGAAGCCCCAAAAGCAGCTCAGAAGCAAGAATCAGAAGAGGGTAAGTGA
- the LOC121997623 gene encoding dnaJ homolog subfamily C member 2-like, with protein sequence MRSHKDLLLLTYSSELQNGEPVFFSSNCLPIKAPNFEPAGHSFHSAALKLSGFCDDDDTETDTQSVLSDDRSSQDYLPTSDSYGSKGKKKSSSGSKQKDHYSLLGLGHLRFLATEEQIRKSYRETALKYHPDKQAALIFAEETEEARQTKKDEIESHFKAIQEAYEVLIDPEKRRIYDSTDEFDDDIPTDCTPQDFFKVFGPAFMRNGKWSVNQPIPSLGDDNTPIIDVDSFYNFWYTFKSWREFPHADDFDLEQAESRDHKRWMERQNSKLREKARKEEYARVRTLVDNAYKRDPRILRRKEEEKAEKQRIKEEKSMAKKLYEEEVRRAAEEERQQKEEEERKIAEAALIQKRMKEKEKKLLRKERSRLRTLSAPLISDNLLGLSDDIVESICMSFKVESLRLLCDNMDGKEKMEKAKLLRDASDATKLSGNVQMISLQDRDLKPNRTTAAQVKVDHTANNFEKKDKLWEKEEIEMLKKAIQKYPKGTSRRWEVISEYIGTGRSVEEILKATKTVLLQKPDSGKAFDSFLEKRKPVQTISSPLSTRVAVDEVSPIEKKIDGVSSTTPPKHSTSTKGSEKPGEVLPSTPEQDTWTEAQERALIQALKTFPKDANQRWERVAAAVPGKTMVQCKKKFTLMKESFRNKKSTEN encoded by the coding sequence ATGAGAAGTCACAAAGACCTTTTGCTGCTTACATATTCATCAGAGCTTCAGAATGGGGAGCCCGTTTTCTTCTCATCGAATTGTTTGCCTATAAAGGCTCCCAATTTTGAACCAGCAGGGCATTCATTTCATTCTGCTGCACTTAAACTATCAGGGttttgtgatgatgatgataCAGAAACAGATACCCAAAGTGTTCTATCTGATGATCGATCATCCCAAGATTACTTACCAACCTCTGATTCTTATGGAAGCAAGGGGAAAAAGAAATCTAGCAGTGGAAGCAAACAGAAAGACCATTATTCGCTACTTGGCCTAGGGCATTTGCGGTTTCTAGCTACTGAGGAACAAATACGAAAAAGTTACCGTGAGACTGCTTTAAAGTATCATCCTGACAAACAGGCTGCACTTATTTTTGCAGAAGAAACAGAAGAGGCTAGACAAACTAAGAAGGATGAGATTGAAAGTCACTTCAAGGCCATTCAGGAAGCATATGAGGTTCTAATAGATCCAGAGAAACGAAGGATATATGACTCCACTGATGAATTTGATGATGATATTCCAACTGACTGTACTCCGCAGGACTTCTTTAAAGTCTTTGGTCCGGCATTTATGAGAAATGGGAAATGGTCAGTCAATCAGCCGATTCCTTCACTTGGAGATGATAACACTCCTATTATAGACGTAGACAGTTTCTACAATTTCTGGTATACTTTCAAAAGTTGGAGAGAATTCCCTCATGCAGATGATTTTGATCTTGAGCAAGCTGAATCTCGTGATCATAAGAGATGGATGGAACGACAGAATTCTAAGTTAAGAGAGAAGGCTAGGAAGGAGGAATATGCACGAGTTAGGACCCTCGTTGATAATGCTTACAAGAGAGATCCTCGAATTTTAAGGAGGAAAGAGGAGGAAAAGGCCGAGAAACAGAGAATAAAGGAGGAAAAGTCAATGGCCAAGAAGTTGTACGAAGAAGAAGTGCGAAGGGCTGCTGAAGAGGAGAGACAGcaaaaggaggaagaggagaggaagatAGCAGAAGCTGCTCTGATACAGAAAAGaatgaaggagaaggagaagaagctctTGCGCAAAGAAAGGAGTCGTTTACGTACACTATCTGCACCATTGATTTCCGACAATCTGCTCGGTCTTTCTGATGATATTGTGGAAAGTATATGCATGTCATTTAAGGTGGAGTCACTCAGACTTTTGTGTGACAACATGGATGGTAAAGAGAAAATGGAGAAAGCTAAATTGCTGAGAGATGCATCAGATGCCACAAAACTTAGTGGAAATGTACAGATGATTAGTCTTCAAGATCGTGATCTGAAACCTAACAGAACTACTGCTGCACAAGTCAAAGTGGATCATACAGCGAACAACTTTGAGAAGAAAGACAAGCTATGGGAAAAAGAAGAGATTGAAATGCTCAAGAAAGCCATACAGAAGTATCCCAAGGGAACTTCGCGCAGATGGGAGGTCATTTCAGAATACATTGGTACTGGGAGATCTGTTGAAGAGATTCTCAAGGCAACAAAAACAGTCCTCCTTCAGAAGCCTGATTCTGGAAAAGCTTTCGATTCCTTCCTCGAGAAGAGGAAACCAGTGCAAACTATCTCATCGCCTCTATCAACCAGAGTGGCAGTTGATGAGGTGTCTCCCATCGAGAAAAAGATCGATGGTGTGTCCTCAACCACACCACCTAAACACTCTACAAGCACCAAAGGAAGCGAGAAACCTGGAGAGGTGCTTCCTTCTACACCAGAACAAGATACTTGGACAGAAGCTCAAGAAAGAGCTCTTATCCAGGCTCTCAAAACATTCCCGAAGGATGCAAACCAACGGTGGGAGCGTGTTGCTGCTGCTGTTCCTGGCAAAACTATGGTACAGTGCAAAAAAAAGTTTACTTTGATGAAGGAGAGCTTTCGAAACAAGAAAAGCACAGAAAACTAA